The Amphiprion ocellaris isolate individual 3 ecotype Okinawa chromosome 24, ASM2253959v1, whole genome shotgun sequence DNA window GTGTTTAATGGCTCTGAAAACAAAAGTTTCTACAAAAAGTGAGCAGGACAACAGTGTTAAACTCTGACTCTACTGAAGTGTGTCTGTAGGGGTTACGCCTTTATCTACTGTACTGACGTGCGGATGTAGTTGCAGGCCTGCTCAGGGTCGGTGAAGGAAGCGTAGCGAGCCGTGGGAATGCCGTGGCGGTCCATGAAGGCCTTGGAAAAACTCTTACTGGCCTCCAGCTGAGCCGCTTTGGCTGAAGGACCAAAACATGGAACTCCAGCAGCCGTCAGGTCGTCCACAATACCTGGAAGAAATGGTGCACGTGAGCGAAAAATAAGATGTACGAGGCAGGAAAAGGATGGAGACACTCACCTGCTGCCAGTGGAACCTCAGGTCCAACCACAACCAGCCCCACATGGTGATCCTTACAGAACTGAGCCAGGATGCTGTGGTTACTCACCGAAACCTCTGCAGGGACACAATCACACAGGAAACACTCTTCAGCTCTAATCTCCACAATAAAAGTTTGACTTACGGTtacatttatgatttattttggcCGTAATTAAgccaaatgaaaatataaaccaTACAAGTAGTGAAAATTCACCATTAACATTTCGTTATTATTGTATTTAGTCACTTACTTATGTAATTTCCAGTCAGAAGAAATGGCTGGCTGAATAAAAATTCACTGGAAATTTAAATCTGGCATGGGTATGAGTAATTATGAGCTCAAAGCTATTgagaaataacaataaataaataaataaataaactatgaTCACTTTATCACCCTTATTGTCACTTACTTTCTTGGTAAAAACAGACAActacaacagaaaaacacacattgtacacacacaaaaaaaacaagttttgctTGAACACCATAATATTTTGTGAAAGTCTCCACATACAAATGTTCTAATTATATCTAATTATTAATAGAATGACTTTTGTCCCAAATTATCTCATGGACTTTGTTCACTCACACTCCTATGTGGTTATTTGTTCCAAAATCCTTTACAGAAGCCCACCAATACGTCAGTAACATTTTGAAGTGTTCTCTGCCTAGTTGTTGAGTCCTTGTAGCTGTAAATATGTGTCTTTCTTCCAACATAACGTTATTATTTAAGTATTTTCCTTCGACATCCCCCCATTTTAACTGAACAGCTGTGGTTTATGGCTTTCTTGGTCTTCAAAaggtaaaaaactaaaaaaaaatctcaagtcTTTTGAGTGCTGGTGAGACTTAACATAAATCTGGAAATATTAACTTGGGCTCCCAAATGATGGGATGTatattttttctaattaaaacGGCAATAAAAGAGTCTAATAAGGAGCCTTTCTACATTGTTGTGTTACCAGAGTTGCTGATCTTGCCACAGCTGGCCGTGCCGGCGTTTCCCGGAGCCACCAGAACCTGCTGAACCTGCGGCGACTGAGCCAGTTTCCAGGCCAGAGCATGTTCCCGGCCACCACCACCGACCACCAGCACCCGCTCTGCCATGACACCTGaacgaggaaaaaaaatacctgaaacCAGCGACACACAGCAGCCAGCGCTTCCAGCTCGCCTTTTATCGTCTGTGGAGCTTAATTGCATGCAAGGACTGACCTATAACTGAGCTGGGAGGAAGCGCTGACCTTTTCTCAGGCCTGGGGTCTTATATTATCTAACAAGGATCCAATCAACTAGAACAAAAACACGAGTCAACAATTACATGCCATCGTCAccagcagctcatttgcattgaaaaacaaaaccattaCCAGGGCTGACATACAGTAAACTGCACAGCTTCAGCCTCCCTGTCTGCATACGAGGAGATCATGCTTGTTTCTTTTGCAGTTTAATTCACTGTTTGCATGTGTAACAtcaaaaatatgcacattttagaGCTGCAAAGAATCCTGTTAAGacctttgctgtttttctgatgatttttgCTACTATCTTAAGTGGTGGTGAGTTAATAGCTAACTGTATTTACGTGGATTTTGGAAAACAATGCCCCTCATGACACATTTGGATCAATATAATCACATCACTGATAGAAAATCCTGAATGATTTGAGGCTTATTTTGTTCTGGATTTACAGCACTATTTCAGAAAGTAGTTTGTACAAAGCAGCTGAAGCTAATAGAAGCGTTCGGTCTGCAGGATGCTGATATAAAAGAGGCTAAAAAGAGTTTTCTTTGCAGTACAAGTCAAACAAACCTGGGTCAGAGTTCAAACCATCCCAATCTGCACAGACCTGAAACCTATTACTAGCAGGGTTGTGCAACTGTCTAAAAGCTGCCTCGAACATTAACTTGGATGAGATGCAAGACAAAGAGGCGAGTGTTGCACCGTCTAGCGCACATGTTTCCAAAATTACAGGCTTTGATTGAAATCACTGCGCTCATGTGACTCACATGTCAGAGAAAATTAAATGCAGGAGCCACACTATGCACGCTTTTCTGCTTCCTAAAACCAGATAACACCTTAAAATGTTATGTCTTGTCCAACGATATCCAGTTTAAAGTTatagaggagggaaaaaaatgacaatatgcacatttaagaagctggaatctcAAAATTGTGACTTTTCTTCCTAAACAAATGACTCAAATCAGCAATTAATTGAATATTTAACTCATTGCAGCTGTACTTCTGTCAACTGACTGTAAAGTGGCATTATTGAGCTTTTTGCACTTTCCTCCTCTTATCAATGAACTCCACGGACTTTTTGGTGAATGTACTAAAAGCTTTTCATTTACTTTGCTGTGATTTAAAGATGCATTTCAGCCATGCATCTGCATTGAAGAACATGCATTTCTTGTGCAATTTaaagacattaacatgcattttcTCCAATAAACTAGACttatttgtgtgtgcaggcaCGTAAAACCTGAGTGAGATGCATTAATTCTGCTTTTCGATTCAAATAATCACAGTTTAGTGACTTTAAAGCTCTTTTTTGCGGTATTAGCACGTCAAACCGTAGAGGAGGGAACAGCTAGCATGAAGGTTAACACTCACCTGTGCGTACTAGTGAATGTGTGCTGCAGGAAATAGCCGAAGCCCGGAGGTGGACAGCAGTCGGGTGTTAGCCGCAGCTCTCAGCCTGCTGAGTGAACGAGTGGATGCAAACTCGTGTTATCGtagtacacacacatataacacGCACCACGTGGATCCAATGTAGCACAAAGATGCACACAGTGAAACTAAATGTCGACAAACGCAACACAAAGTTAGCTAAAAGTGCGACatagcattttaaaaagtgagaatTCGTCGAAGTGTGAGTCCGTTTCTTACCTTTATCTGAGGCACAAACTAATTTGGGTCAACTTTTTGGGGGATTCTTCAACTTCCTTTCAGTGCAACTTTcgagtgcatcatgggaattgTAGTTAATTAGCCACCAGTCATCAATTAGCCGAGTGTCTTTAAGCTAGCTGCCCTGAAAAAAACTCTTTACTGTTGACcataaaatatgtttcatttaGAAGTAACTAAAATCATTTTCATGCACATTATATATGTAggccacatacacacacacacacacacacacacacacacacacacacacacacatatatatatatatatattttttttttttaaagatatattgGGTATATACATAATGACAAACTGCATTTCTATTATATCAATTATTATTTACTTtaatttagtatttatttttgtttattgtataGTATTTATTTCCCCTGTCCAGATACACCTTTTAAATTTCAGATcagataaaacagctttaacaattgaaaaatattacaaaacaatcacacatATGCGCGcgtgcgcgcgcacacacacacacacacacatacacaaataaattaaatttttttgaaaaaaatgcataaattaaaaaaaagttggatAATAGGCccaataataaaaatgttataattttgatgtcatTATTCCTATGTTTgtctaaaaatacaaacatttgtcAGGACTTATTCCCTTTtaactttcactttttgttggACTATTTAGCCTGAGAAAAGACTAACTGAGATTGTCAACTATTCTGGCCAATATCATGCTGAaataacagacacacaacacccAGAAAATCATACAATAACTCATCATTAGgctaaaatgcacatttttaattttaagtaTGGAAAAGTGACCCTTTAAAAGGACATTGTAGGCCTGACTCCACCATCCTTAACACAGCCTTTAAAGCAATCACAGGCAAGTATTCTGATATAAACACATATAGAAGTGAGCACATCTCCATGCAATATCACTCAAATGTCAAATCACTGGGAATTATATCATCTTAAAGCACTTGCATCACAGTTTATCTCTGTTGTATCAAAAATACACGTCCAAGACATGTCCACTATCATCTCTTAATTCTCCTGTTTTTTCAACTGATTTCAACTGATGTAGAAATGTTCTAATCTGATTTAAGCAAGACTTTAATGGTATATTCTCCAATTCAAATATGTTTATGATTTCATTAGGTCAAATTGGTAACAGttcactgtgtttctgcagccTATATCATTATAATTATCCATATTTTATTCCATAAcattttcaggcaaatcagaaaTGGTGAAGCAGAgattgttgtaaaaatgtgatgatttgaggATGATTTTTGGAGGTCATCTGTCACGCCCATAGACTCGATGGTCACACCTgaggcagagctggaggagctgaaaaGCAGGAAGAAGGAGACAAACTGACCAGTCAGAGTTGGATAATCTCCCTTCCTGTCCCTGATTCTTCCTGCTTTGTATTTCTCCGGCCAGCAAGCTGCTGTGTAGCCAGTTTAACCAACCATTTCTGTGGTTGAATGCGTTTTATGAACAACAGAAAGTGAAAGGTAAGAGCTGTGATCAATCCCTGATCTGTTTTCATTGATGTTAGGTGAGAGTAAAGCTGCTCCAGCTGCGTATTTGTCTCCCTCTGTGTGACCTACAGCAGCTAACGGTACGCATTAGCTTGTTAGCTCAAATCTTACCTGTTGTATACGTTGCACAAACAGTTTCACTTAACCTGCCGACGTGTATCATGATACCCGAAATGAGCTGGAGCTTCTGCTGAATCATTTGGACAAACAAGCTCACAAGTCGAGTGGAAAACAACCGGAGTAACGCTGCTAAATGCTACCCATGCTAACTTAGCAATGCTAGCTAATGAGCAATGAGTGAACAGCTGTGCAGTGGAAGCATGTTTGCAGCTGTGAAGCTCTTTTATctttattctaattttaaaatcttgttACTGTTGGGCTGTTTTATTAATAGTTTTGTAATTTGAAGGCGCTGTTTTCCGATAATATGATCAATTAGAAACTAAACAATGCAAATGTGATAAAGAGACATCATTTGTCAAAACTGCAAGTCAAGGCAGTCATTCTGATGTTGGCATTATTTTATCTGCTCTGGGCACCAGAGTGGTTGTAAAAGCTTTCAAGGACCAATTTAAGTTATTAGTCATCGGTGATTGCAGGTGCTGTATTATGACTGGAATGTTCGACCTGGAAAAATGGAGCCAATATCACTTATTAGGGTTATATTCTAAAAAATGATATTCCATTGGATACCAGCGATAcagaatttctttattttatatttaaaactaTTCTTTGTGTTAATTACAGCATACACAAGGATATTAAACATGCATTCCATGAACATCAGAAACAATACTACATATATTACACACATACTGGATGATACAGCTATAACCAGAGGTGTGAAAccacttttgaaagaaaagtccAAGGTTgaacttgtgtgtgttttttgctttcAGATATCCATTATGGCTTCTCGAGCAGGTCCGAGAGCAGCTGGCACAGATGGCAGTGATTTCCAGCACCGGGAGCGGGTTGCTGCTCACTATCAGATGAGGTTAGTTTATGTACAACACAGTGAAATATAACAGCATCACAGAATACAGGGATATAAATCTGTAACTCAGCCTTGATCCAGTAGTTGAAGCATGAGTGACCTGCATCTGTTGACACTGTTTACAAAAGGATtaaatgtttgcatgtttgaaaaCATTCTAAAAGAAATTAGTTGTAACTTTTTCACAAGACTTTATATCTGTGAGCTTAAAGAAACAAGatagtagttgtttttttttttgttttgtttttttagatattAGAGAACTGATTAGAGCAACATGTAGGTCACAGCCTTAAAGTCTTGTGTGATTCAACAATACACGGCACAGCCCAAACTACTTAGTCTGGGCAAAtgcaaaaaagccaaaaaaaaaaacactttagttTCATAGAGCTACATTTCACGGAAGTATGTCTAGTAAAAGTAGGTTTTTCTGCAAAATTTCAATTGTTGTTTTGAGAATTTAGTAGCTTTTAGAAGTTTAAAATTGATTGGTGCAGTCAACCTTTAATGTAACTGTTCTATCTCTGTTATTCTGCACTCAGTGTTGCTTTGAAGTCTGAAATCCGTAAACTCAACATTGTCCATTTGCTGATCTGGGTGCTCATGGCAGCTCAGGTAAGAGCAAACCTTTAgtgtttcgctgtttttctaaCTGCTGTAAGAGCTGAGCTCCACAGTTGTCTTTTCTTGATCAGGTGACGGTGAGCCAGCTGAGCCTGGTGTCCCACAAGGTGGTGGCCTCTCCATACCAGTGGGAGTACCCCTACCTCCTCAGCATCATCCCCACAGTCTTCAGCTTCTTGGCGCTGCCCCGCAACAACATCAGCTACCTGGTCATTTCTATGATCAGCGCTGGGCTCTTCTGCGTGGCCCCGCTCATCTACGGCGGTATGgagatgttccctgtagctcagCAGCTTTATCGCCACGGCAAAGCCTACCGCTTCATCTTCGGTTTCTCTGCTGTGTCAGTTATGTACCTGGTAATCGTCATATCTGTGCAAGTACACGGCTGGCAGATCTACTACAGTAAAAAGCTACTGGACCAGTGGTTCACCAGCacacaggagaagaagaagaaatgaatgCAGTGGTTGGTTGTGGACTGTAGCCAACAGACTTGCAGAGGCCTGTTTTTATAATTGAGTCTTTGTATTGGCTTCATTGTGTACATAAAATGTGACTGGAAATGCTGCTTATGTGTCATAAATTTAACTGagtgtaaagaaaaataaagtagtTTAAGAGATGATTGGAGAGTTAACAGTAGTGCACTACATAGTAATGAACATCTTGTTTCACTGAAACAACCTTCATCTGCCTTGTTAGAGCAAATGTCTTTGTCGAGTTGACTGTCTAACTGACAGTGTTCTTTAAGCATGAAAGAGTTTCCCTTTGAGGATCTTCCACACCTGCAGAAACAAGAACAGCTTTTACACCCACTGTTAAATTCTGTAGCAGCACAAAGTTGTCATTCTTTCCTTTGATTCGGTACCTTTTCACCAATGAGTCCTTCAGACACCAGTTGACATGGCAGCTCGTTCTCCAAGTTCCTGATCCCTGGATCGGCTCCTTTCCTCATCAGCAGCTTCACTGCTTCCGCTTGAGTCGGATTATTTTGCAGAGAGCTGACAATGTGCAGGGCCGTGTTTCCACTGAACGTCTGAAACGCAGAATCACACATTCCATGCAGTCTGAGCACAGGTTGTGAAAATGTAGTTCTACACAAAGTCAAATATCCTATCTGTAATACTTGATGGGTAATTCCATCAAGTATCTCCACATTTTTGCTCCACtatctgatttgttttcaaattttataGCATACAATATGGATATCTCCAAAGATATTCATGAAATTTCAGCTTGATATATCCAATACTTCATGAGATAACTTTTCCAAAAATTGTCGATCTACCTACTTTTAGCACTTTTTTGTGCTTTGAAATTTAAAGCTTTGGTTAAACCCctgaaattttcagttatttctaaAATACTGGATTTCCAGATCAaatctgattatgggtgagttgaaatatttaaaaaattcaagCGGTCATCCAAAGTCCTACCTTTCAgcacacattcacaaaaaaaaccccacaaaaatcATCTGATATTGTtactaaccatgtccatccctttatgaccacagtgtacccATCTTCTGATGATTGGTTCCaccaggataatgcaccatgtcacaaagctcaaatcatctcaaactggtttcatgaagatgaaaatgagttCACTGAACTCCAACGGTCTCCACAGTCACCACATCTATATGCAATAcagcacctttgggatgtggtggaacgggagactggcatcatggatgtgcagccgacaaatctgcagcaactgcgtaatgctatcatgtcaaaatggaccaaaatctctgaggaatgtttccaacaccttgtagAAAGTATGCCATGAAgtattaaggcagttctgaaggcaaaataaagtccaaccttttactaacCAAGGTGTACCTCATAAAGTGGCCAGTAAGTGTATGTCAAGGCATGAAAATTTCCACCTAGAGATGTGCAATAAATGACCTGAAAGTTGGTTAAcaagcaaatttttaaaaatcttagaAAAGGATTTGATATGTCAGTTTAaaatttaacagatattttaaGCATCTAtaatttatgatttaaaaaacaagcaaatcagAGCTGGTCAAACAGAACCCCCCTGATGATATAAGATGGACTAAAACCTGACCGCATTATCACAACAAAGAAACGTACCTTCACGTTTACAATCGACAGCGATATTGGCTGATCAAGGAACATGTTCAACAGTTCCACGTTTCCCTCCTCACAGGCCATGTGAAGGCAAGTCCGTCCACTTTTCAGATcctgcagaaataaacacaataaagcatattttgtcagttttgctgCTTCCAACATCTTTCTAGGCGATAATATTGTTGCAACACTTCAGCTAATAGGGAATTAAAACCACTGCTTCTATCACAGTGAACTTAAAATTTGGGATTTTACAATTAGTggcattgttttattgtctattttgtCAACTGGGACGTGAGGAAAGTCAAGCTGTTTATTGTACTATTGAACCACGTCTACTGAAATGCTGCCTAGGAGATGTAATAATTACCTTTGTCCCATAGGAGGCTCCCATGTGCAGCAGAATCTTAATACATTCCACTAACATCTGCCTCCTCTGCACTCTCTCTGCCACCATGTACGAACACGAATCTTCCGCTTTCCTCATCTCTTTGACGGCGGCGTTGTGGGACAGGACGGCTGCATGAAGTGCTGTCAAACCTGCAGAAAAGCACAACATGATTACAAAAGGTGTTTCACGTTAACATCACCAAGTTTCCAGTTAAAGAGAACAAACTCACCGTCATAGTTGAACATTTCAACATCTACTTGCTGCCCGCTGTTCCTCCAGATTCTCTGTGCaaataagtggaaaaataaGACATCTGGACAGCCAAGAAAATGtaacataatgcagaaaaatacacattttattattccATTTATGTTTTTCAACCCTAGGTGGTAAAACATCATGTAGACTATGTTGGATTTAGGATATGTTACTCATAGTTATGAAGTCCAactttattactccgccaaggaatgcggcggagttatgtgacgatcggcactggtttgtctgtctgtctgtctgttcacaacattactcaaaaacagactaacggatttggatgaaattttcagggaaggtcagaaatgacacaacgaccaagtgattagatgcagcttatagtctggatccacgaatctgttaaagatttctgtatcattgcgagatagcggcacagtgtcactgtaactctgactacaaatgaacactatgacagctacctgctgacgatcacatgattgcgatcctactacaaatcgaccgctgtgaGCACAGCACCGGTCCATTGTTTTCATCCtttggaaatcagttttcatccaatggaaatcatacaatgactgaacaGCATTGGGTGcagcactgtgctctctgagtgcttttcttgtttttaatgttttgagtgttaagaaaagtgtttttttttctttttcttgaacAAAAACCTGCTCATCAGTTAGACCAGTTGCACCTGAGGTAGAGCTTAGCTGTGGACTGTTGGCAGTCCGCCTAGCTGGGGGAATATATAAGGATATAAAGAGGTTTTTGACTCTCATAGCAGTTGGGGAGTAGAAGGTTCTGCACCATCAGCTGACTTTCTTTGGGAATACTGAG harbors:
- the LOC111587762 gene encoding protein jagunal homolog 1-B — its product is MASRAGPRAAGTDGSDFQHRERVAAHYQMSVALKSEIRKLNIVHLLIWVLMAAQVTVSQLSLVSHKVVASPYQWEYPYLLSIIPTVFSFLALPRNNISYLVISMISAGLFCVAPLIYGGMEMFPVAQQLYRHGKAYRFIFGFSAVSVMYLVIVISVQVHGWQIYYSKKLLDQWFTSTQEKKKK